A genomic window from Clostridium aceticum includes:
- the mazG gene encoding nucleoside triphosphate pyrophosphohydrolase: protein MIKIAKLTIVGLGPGGKEHLTLAALTAMKQHKEVYLRTEKHPVVANLKEEGIQYKTFDAVYEEKENFQEVYQFIVDDLVKKAKEEDILYAVPGHPYVAEHTVQMLTEACKKEEGIKKVVYPAMSFIDAMFMALEIDPIGGFKLLDGLQLDKQQPDTNIANIITQVYDPLIASDVKLRLMNYYDDEQEIFVVKNAGITEFQRIEKVPLYMLDRLDWIDYLTSLYIPGIDIEQKKYYNVNNLVEIMEILRSKEGCPWDIKQTHDSLKPYLIEESYEVLEAIDQKDDILLEEELGDLLLQVIFHSQIAKERDVFTMEDVVRGICEKLIFRHPHVFKGEKADTSKEAIQTWEQQKQQEKQIKSIADSMTKIPKELPALLKAEKVQKKAANVGFDWDKLEDVVHKVKEELQEVLEAEEAKDADKIKEEAGDLIFAVVNLTRFLKVNPEDALSATCRKFINRFQYIEAAAAKTGKSLEKMTLEEMDLLWEEAKQKS, encoded by the coding sequence GTGATTAAAATAGCTAAACTTACTATCGTAGGACTAGGACCGGGAGGGAAAGAACATTTAACCTTAGCTGCACTAACAGCCATGAAACAGCATAAGGAAGTATACCTAAGGACAGAAAAACATCCTGTAGTAGCTAATTTAAAAGAAGAAGGCATACAGTACAAAACCTTCGATGCTGTTTATGAGGAAAAAGAAAATTTTCAAGAAGTATACCAATTTATTGTAGATGATCTTGTGAAAAAGGCAAAGGAAGAGGATATACTTTATGCTGTACCTGGACATCCTTATGTGGCAGAACACACAGTACAAATGTTGACAGAGGCCTGCAAGAAAGAAGAAGGAATAAAAAAGGTTGTATACCCTGCCATGAGCTTTATAGATGCTATGTTTATGGCGCTAGAGATAGATCCTATTGGCGGATTTAAACTATTGGACGGGTTGCAGCTAGACAAGCAACAGCCAGACACAAACATTGCTAATATTATCACCCAAGTTTATGATCCTCTGATTGCTTCTGATGTGAAATTAAGACTGATGAACTATTATGACGATGAACAGGAGATTTTTGTAGTAAAAAACGCGGGTATTACTGAATTTCAGAGGATAGAAAAGGTCCCTCTTTATATGTTAGACCGCTTAGATTGGATCGATTATCTCACAAGTCTTTATATACCAGGGATTGACATAGAACAAAAAAAATACTATAATGTGAATAATTTGGTGGAAATAATGGAAATATTAAGAAGTAAAGAAGGCTGTCCTTGGGATATTAAGCAAACTCATGATAGTCTAAAGCCCTATCTCATAGAAGAAAGCTATGAAGTACTAGAGGCCATCGATCAAAAAGATGATATACTACTGGAGGAGGAATTAGGAGATTTACTGCTGCAGGTAATATTTCATAGTCAAATTGCCAAGGAAAGAGACGTTTTCACCATGGAAGATGTAGTAAGAGGTATTTGTGAAAAACTGATTTTTAGACATCCTCATGTTTTTAAAGGAGAAAAAGCAGATACTTCGAAAGAAGCCATACAAACTTGGGAACAACAAAAACAACAAGAAAAACAAATTAAAAGTATAGCAGATTCTATGACAAAAATCCCCAAAGAACTACCAGCATTGTTAAAGGCAGAAAAAGTTCAGAAAAAGGCAGCTAACGTTGGCTTTGACTGGGACAAGCTAGAGGATGTTGTTCATAAGGTGAAGGAAGAATTACAAGAAGTCCTAGAAGCTGAGGAAGCCAAAGATGCTGATAAAATCAAAGAAGAAGCAGGTGATTTGATTTTTGCAGTGGTAAATTTAACTAGGTTTTTAAAGGTAAATCCAGAAGACGCCTTAAGCGCTACCTGTAGAAAATTTATTAATAGGTTTCAGTACATAGAAGCAGCAGCAGCTAAAACAGGAAAATCTTTAGAGAAGATGACTTTAGAAGAAATGGATTTATTATGGGAGGAAGCAAAGCAAAAAAGCTGA
- the yabQ gene encoding spore cortex biosynthesis protein YabQ: protein MISISQETYILLATIYGGILIGFIYDLYKIFRRIFHPKKIATLIQDFLFWLIIAIVAFYVLIISNQGALRFYNFLGFLIGAATYTFLLSHIVVKGILLLLRAIKRFLYDLYQIIIYPFHVGLCLIEVPCSYCKRKTKPIYYKTKKYFKLPGRMMERTKKNISTYFKKK from the coding sequence ATGATTTCCATATCACAAGAAACCTATATACTGCTGGCCACTATCTACGGAGGAATTTTAATCGGATTTATATACGATCTCTATAAAATCTTTAGAAGGATTTTTCATCCAAAAAAAATCGCCACTTTAATACAGGATTTTCTTTTTTGGCTCATTATAGCTATTGTGGCTTTTTATGTACTGATTATTAGCAATCAAGGAGCTCTAAGGTTTTATAATTTTCTAGGTTTTTTAATAGGTGCTGCCACCTATACCTTCCTCTTAAGCCATATTGTTGTAAAAGGTATACTTCTTTTGCTAAGAGCAATAAAACGCTTCTTATATGACCTTTACCAAATCATTATCTATCCTTTTCATGTAGGATTATGTCTAATAGAGGTACCTTGTTCCTATTGCAAAAGGAAAACAAAGCCTATATACTATAAGACAAAGAAATATTTTAAACTGCCGGGGAGAATGATGGAAAGAACGAAGAAAAACATCTCTACCTATTTTAAGAAAAAGTAA
- the spoIIE gene encoding stage II sporulation protein E: MAEKPTVLPVHLSREKKSILTSLNKKLILLNMMAFLLGRAGILQGLTPFGIGFFAAFSHKDRKYASLGITTLLGVMTIKGVYESIPYGITLGIIYLLFHYVLDLRKVKTLKAAFISGFVYLTVGTIALSFQNFYLYDVMMVSFEALVIFVTVYISSYALPIITESRSRKILSTEEIICVAILMAIGLTGIQEVSILDLSLKNSIAILLTILFAYNGGTAVGASVGVTLGLITSMSIAGTPPVIIGIFGFSGLLAGIFKDTGKLGTGLGFLMGNAILTFYINGYYEVFIQFREVFLAFALFLLLPAAWIEQLEKFTNNPKSIIYADQSHSERMKKQTYEKLMEFSSAFHELAATFEKVSDKYEIFERDDLTNLIQEVANHTCYKCGMKRSCWEKNFNTTYQSMADLLVLIETRDNIEVEALPEEIRKRCIHSEQVVEKMTHLYQLSYLDMTWKQQFIENRHLVGEQFHGVSEVIRQMAKDLSGETTFDIDLENDLYVALDKAGLSVKNIMVTNHQGGNLEITIEKNPCYHRESCTNNFIPVISEAVGSKLVKKPGTCSYQRDGEGCSFTLVKANQYTAVTKVAKMTKSGNLLSGDTYTFMDIKDNQYLTAISDGMGTGDKAHRQSSATITMLEKMMETGFDREVAIKTINSMLMLKSSEEIFSTLDMALIDLCKGKADFVKIGGAQSFIKRNQTTIETIHSSTLPIGILKDIQYNENVQNIEDGDLIIMVSDGILEVNKEEGEQWLEEFLASVETRNPQDLADRILEKALHLNNNKVKDDMTVLVTKIFKAA; this comes from the coding sequence ATGGCAGAAAAGCCGACGGTACTACCGGTACACTTGAGTAGAGAAAAAAAATCGATACTTACATCTTTGAACAAAAAACTAATTCTATTAAATATGATGGCTTTTTTATTAGGTAGGGCAGGAATCCTTCAAGGACTCACTCCTTTTGGTATAGGTTTCTTTGCAGCCTTCAGTCACAAAGATAGAAAATATGCATCTTTAGGGATTACTACATTACTAGGCGTTATGACGATTAAAGGCGTCTATGAAAGTATTCCCTACGGTATTACATTAGGAATTATTTACTTGCTATTCCACTATGTATTAGACCTAAGAAAAGTGAAGACTTTAAAGGCTGCCTTCATCAGCGGATTTGTTTACCTTACAGTAGGCACTATTGCTTTAAGTTTTCAAAACTTTTATCTTTATGATGTAATGATGGTTAGTTTTGAGGCTTTGGTGATTTTTGTTACTGTATATATTTCATCCTATGCCTTGCCCATTATTACAGAGAGTAGAAGTCGCAAAATTTTATCTACAGAAGAAATTATTTGTGTAGCCATATTAATGGCCATCGGCCTAACCGGTATTCAAGAAGTAAGCATCCTTGACCTATCTTTGAAAAATAGTATAGCCATCCTTCTAACCATTTTATTTGCATATAATGGGGGGACAGCTGTAGGGGCATCAGTTGGGGTTACTTTGGGATTGATTACTAGTATGTCCATCGCTGGTACACCGCCAGTGATTATAGGGATCTTTGGGTTTTCAGGCTTATTAGCAGGAATCTTTAAAGATACAGGAAAACTTGGGACAGGCCTGGGGTTTTTGATGGGTAATGCGATTTTAACCTTCTATATTAATGGTTATTATGAGGTGTTTATTCAATTTAGAGAAGTGTTTTTAGCTTTTGCTTTATTCCTCCTGTTGCCAGCAGCCTGGATTGAACAATTAGAAAAATTTACAAACAATCCAAAAAGTATCATTTATGCTGATCAAAGCCACAGTGAGAGGATGAAAAAGCAAACCTATGAAAAACTCATGGAGTTTTCTAGTGCGTTTCACGAGTTGGCGGCAACCTTCGAAAAGGTTTCAGATAAATACGAGATTTTCGAAAGAGATGATTTAACTAACCTCATTCAAGAGGTGGCAAATCATACTTGTTACAAGTGTGGCATGAAGAGAAGTTGTTGGGAAAAGAATTTTAATACCACGTACCAAAGTATGGCAGATCTATTGGTCTTGATAGAAACTCGAGACAACATAGAAGTGGAAGCACTACCAGAAGAAATTCGAAAACGTTGTATTCATTCTGAACAAGTAGTAGAAAAAATGACACATCTTTACCAATTAAGCTACTTAGATATGACATGGAAACAACAGTTTATTGAAAATAGACATTTAGTAGGGGAGCAGTTTCACGGTGTATCAGAGGTAATCCGACAGATGGCAAAGGATTTAAGTGGCGAAACTACCTTTGATATAGATTTGGAGAATGATTTGTATGTAGCCTTAGATAAGGCAGGTCTATCGGTAAAAAATATCATGGTTACTAATCACCAAGGGGGTAACCTAGAAATTACGATAGAGAAAAACCCTTGTTATCATAGAGAGAGCTGTACGAACAACTTCATACCAGTTATTTCTGAAGCAGTTGGCAGTAAACTTGTAAAAAAACCCGGTACCTGTAGTTATCAGAGGGATGGAGAGGGCTGTAGCTTCACTTTGGTGAAGGCTAATCAGTATACCGCCGTCACAAAAGTTGCTAAGATGACGAAGTCAGGAAATCTTTTATCGGGGGATACCTACACCTTTATGGATATCAAGGACAATCAATACTTAACGGCTATAAGCGATGGCATGGGCACAGGAGATAAAGCCCATCGTCAATCAAGTGCTACAATTACAATGCTGGAAAAAATGATGGAAACAGGATTTGATCGGGAGGTGGCGATAAAGACCATTAATTCAATGTTGATGTTGAAATCATCGGAAGAAATCTTTTCAACGTTAGATATGGCCTTAATAGATTTATGTAAAGGAAAAGCAGACTTTGTTAAAATTGGAGGTGCACAAAGCTTTATCAAAAGAAATCAAACAACCATAGAGACAATACATTCTTCTACTTTGCCGATAGGGATTCTAAAAGATATCCAATATAATGAAAATGTGCAAAATATAGAAGATGGAGACTTGATCATTATGGTTTCGGACGGTATATTGGAGGTGAATAAAGAAGAAGGAGAACAGTGGTTGGAGGAATTCTTGGCCAGCGTAGAAACAAGAAATCCCCAAGACTTAGCGGATAGAATCTTAGAAAAGGCGCTGCACTTAAATAATAATAAAGTAAAGGATGATATGACGGTACTGGTAACCAAAATTTTTAAGGCAGCGTAG
- a CDS encoding FtsB family cell division protein produces the protein MQKKKRRNKTKQIGIGILCLVGCYMAITLYQQKQEMNWLEQQEINYVQQIEGIQRDIESLQQQLEISNDDEYIEKIARQQLKMIGTDEILIIDIGQQ, from the coding sequence GTGCAGAAGAAAAAGAGGAGAAATAAAACCAAACAAATAGGGATAGGTATATTATGTCTAGTAGGTTGCTACATGGCCATTACGTTGTACCAGCAAAAACAGGAAATGAACTGGTTAGAGCAACAGGAGATCAACTATGTACAGCAGATAGAAGGAATCCAAAGAGATATTGAGAGCCTACAGCAACAGCTAGAAATCAGTAATGATGACGAGTATATAGAAAAAATAGCAAGACAGCAGTTGAAAATGATTGGGACGGATGAAATACTTATTATAGATATTGGACAACAGTAA
- a CDS encoding HU family DNA-binding protein, whose product MNKAELVARIAEKSQLTKKDAELALNAFMESVEEALVEGDKVQLVGFGTFDVRERKPRQGRNPRNPEQVIDIPASKAPVFKAGKTLKEKMND is encoded by the coding sequence GTGAATAAAGCTGAATTAGTGGCAAGAATAGCTGAAAAAAGCCAACTAACTAAAAAGGATGCTGAACTAGCACTGAATGCTTTTATGGAAAGTGTAGAAGAGGCATTGGTAGAAGGAGATAAAGTGCAACTTGTAGGGTTTGGAACCTTTGATGTAAGAGAAAGAAAGCCAAGACAAGGAAGAAATCCAAGAAACCCTGAACAAGTGATAGATATCCCAGCTTCAAAAGCTCCTGTTTTTAAAGCAGGAAAAACATTAAAAGAAAAAATGAACGATTAA
- the yabP gene encoding sporulation protein YabP, protein MEERKTNRIKGHSLILENREKLSVSGVEHVNTFNSELIVVETIAGVITIKGEELDVKKLNLEEGQVSITGTVHAMTYSSRDSLTAKSSGFFNKIFK, encoded by the coding sequence ATGGAAGAACGAAAAACCAATCGCATTAAAGGCCACAGCCTTATATTAGAAAATAGAGAAAAGTTATCGGTTTCTGGAGTGGAGCATGTCAATACTTTTAACAGTGAGCTAATCGTAGTGGAAACCATAGCAGGAGTGATTACCATCAAGGGAGAGGAATTGGACGTAAAAAAACTAAACCTAGAGGAAGGGCAGGTATCTATCACTGGTACCGTCCATGCTATGACTTATAGCAGTCGGGATTCCTTAACAGCTAAAAGCTCAGGTTTCTTTAATAAGATTTTTAAATAA
- a CDS encoding Ppx/GppA phosphatase family protein — protein sequence MKKYAAIDIGTNSMRLLLADVEGTRILHRSKEINTTRIGQAVDQEGLITKEGMERNLQAFEDFVKKARAYQAEKIFAIATSAVRDAKNGRDFVQAAFDKTGITIEILTGKQEAEMGYRGVLMGLEYLDQETLVIDIGGGSTEFILGQGINLQELISENVGAVRMTERVGEGEALEEAIQKEIQAAIERFKRKKITQLIGIGGTITTLAALHQELDPYDMEKVHNYSLCIEDIDTIKEKLAVLTIEERRKLKGIHPKRADIIVAGVTILQVIMKSLTIPSIIVSEYDNLEGLVHEKLQLTIL from the coding sequence ATGAAAAAATATGCTGCGATTGATATTGGTACCAATTCTATGCGACTGCTTTTGGCAGACGTAGAAGGAACCAGGATCTTACATAGAAGCAAAGAAATCAATACCACCCGCATAGGCCAAGCGGTAGACCAAGAGGGTCTTATTACAAAAGAAGGTATGGAAAGAAATCTTCAAGCTTTTGAAGATTTTGTAAAGAAGGCTAGAGCATACCAAGCAGAAAAGATTTTTGCTATTGCCACCAGTGCCGTAAGGGATGCTAAGAATGGCAGAGACTTTGTTCAGGCTGCTTTTGATAAGACAGGCATCACTATAGAAATACTAACGGGAAAGCAAGAGGCAGAAATGGGATATAGAGGTGTACTGATGGGTCTAGAGTACCTAGATCAAGAAACCCTTGTGATAGATATAGGGGGAGGCAGCACAGAGTTTATCTTAGGACAAGGTATAAATTTACAAGAACTCATTAGCGAAAACGTAGGTGCTGTTAGAATGACGGAGAGGGTTGGAGAAGGAGAAGCTTTAGAGGAAGCCATCCAAAAAGAAATTCAAGCCGCTATAGAGAGATTTAAAAGAAAAAAGATAACACAACTAATAGGTATAGGGGGAACCATTACCACGCTGGCAGCCCTGCACCAAGAACTAGATCCCTACGATATGGAGAAGGTCCACAACTATTCTTTGTGTATAGAGGATATTGATACAATCAAAGAAAAACTGGCGGTCCTTACAATAGAAGAAAGAAGAAAGCTAAAAGGAATCCATCCTAAGAGAGCAGATATTATTGTAGCAGGAGTAACGATTTTACAAGTCATTATGAAAAGTTTAACGATACCTTCTATTATTGTCAGTGAATACGATAATTTAGAGGGATTAGTTCATGAAAAATTGCAACTTACTATTTTATAG
- a CDS encoding RNA-binding S4 domain-containing protein → MRLDKYLKVSRIIKRRTVAKEACEKGRVFINGKTAKPGTEVAIGDEIEIQFGDRSLRAEITQISEHVKKDEAKEMFRLIE, encoded by the coding sequence ATGCGTCTAGATAAATATCTTAAAGTCTCAAGAATCATTAAGCGAAGAACAGTAGCCAAAGAAGCATGTGAGAAGGGCAGGGTTTTTATCAACGGGAAAACAGCTAAGCCAGGGACAGAGGTAGCAATAGGAGATGAAATAGAGATACAATTTGGTGACCGTTCCCTAAGGGCAGAGATCACACAGATTTCTGAACATGTGAAAAAAGATGAAGCGAAGGAAATGTTTCGGTTGATAGAGTAA
- a CDS encoding S1 RNA-binding domain-containing protein translates to MLVEEGKIIEGTVSGITNFGAFIDLGEGKTGLVHISEVADDYVKNIHDYLKDKQKVKVKVLSIGKDGKISLSIRQAAAQNKKSVRPAEVDWSIKEDDSTRMTFDDKISRFMKDSEEKMQVLKAKTKANGRRGNGFRNKI, encoded by the coding sequence ATGCTGGTAGAGGAAGGTAAGATTATAGAAGGCACAGTTTCAGGTATCACAAACTTTGGTGCTTTCATTGATCTTGGAGAAGGTAAAACGGGATTAGTGCACATTTCAGAGGTTGCAGATGATTACGTAAAAAATATTCATGATTATCTAAAGGATAAGCAAAAAGTAAAGGTAAAGGTATTATCTATTGGTAAGGATGGAAAAATCAGCCTATCTATTCGACAAGCTGCTGCACAAAATAAAAAGTCCGTTAGACCTGCAGAAGTAGATTGGAGTATAAAGGAGGATGACTCCACCAGAATGACCTTTGACGATAAGATTAGCAGATTTATGAAGGACAGCGAAGAAAAGATGCAAGTCCTAAAAGCTAAAACCAAGGCCAATGGTCGAAGAGGCAATGGGTTTAGAAATAAAATATAA
- a CDS encoding SpoIID/LytB domain-containing protein, with product MKRLKKLGVLLLAIILVLSLAGCRVERRPEGPDTEETPQQTEETPEIPESISQGEGQEPRLTVHIVETGESREMDFEEYLPGVLAGEMQNDWPMEALKAQAILARTYVMEFVADMGGSKYEGADVSTDIEEAQAWNEEGINERIIQAVNDTRGQVAVHNNEYIKAWFHAHAAGQTAMAVEGLGLDGEDPPYIHSVESPDSEEAPEDDVNWSETFTKAEVIQAVQTTGQEPGDFDSIEVVEAGPSGRAYKLQIGEAVVIGPAFRLALGSTRMKSNQLQDISVEGDQVTFTGTGYGHGVGMSQWGAYQMAEEGRNAEEIVKHYFKDIEVIKLWE from the coding sequence ATGAAGAGATTAAAGAAATTAGGAGTATTGTTATTGGCGATTATACTAGTACTGTCTTTAGCAGGCTGCCGTGTAGAAAGGCGTCCTGAAGGACCTGATACAGAAGAAACACCTCAACAAACAGAGGAAACCCCTGAAATTCCAGAATCTATTAGTCAGGGTGAAGGACAGGAGCCTAGACTAACAGTGCATATCGTGGAAACAGGAGAGTCTAGGGAAATGGATTTTGAAGAATATCTGCCAGGGGTATTGGCAGGAGAGATGCAAAATGATTGGCCAATGGAGGCCTTAAAGGCTCAAGCTATTTTGGCTAGGACCTATGTTATGGAATTTGTTGCAGACATGGGAGGTTCAAAGTACGAGGGAGCAGATGTATCTACAGATATTGAAGAAGCTCAAGCATGGAATGAGGAAGGGATCAATGAGAGAATTATACAAGCTGTCAACGATACGAGGGGACAAGTGGCTGTACATAACAATGAGTATATTAAAGCATGGTTTCATGCCCATGCAGCAGGACAAACAGCTATGGCTGTAGAAGGTTTAGGTTTAGATGGTGAAGATCCCCCTTATATTCATTCTGTTGAATCCCCAGACTCAGAGGAAGCACCAGAGGATGATGTCAACTGGAGTGAAACCTTCACAAAGGCAGAGGTTATTCAAGCTGTTCAGACTACAGGTCAGGAGCCAGGAGATTTTGACAGTATTGAAGTGGTAGAAGCAGGTCCCTCTGGAAGAGCTTATAAACTGCAGATAGGAGAAGCGGTTGTTATAGGACCAGCCTTTAGATTAGCCCTAGGCAGCACAAGAATGAAATCCAATCAACTACAAGATATCTCCGTCGAAGGAGATCAAGTGACCTTCACCGGCACAGGGTATGGTCATGGTGTTGGTATGAGCCAGTGGGGTGCTTACCAAATGGCTGAAGAAGGAAGAAATGCAGAAGAAATCGTAAAACACTATTTTAAAGATATAGAAGTTATTAAATTATGGGAATAA